The Nitratidesulfovibrio sp. SRB-5 genome includes a window with the following:
- a CDS encoding UbiA-like polyprenyltransferase — MNPFSRIAAICRMIKIEHSVFALPFAYAGAFLAAGGWPGLVPLLVLTVAMVAVRSFAMAFNRLVDLKYDRLNPRTAGRPLVTGEISVAWTWAFTVFMAVLFVAACAGMNRLCLYLAPVALLVAASYSLLKRFTWLCHFFLGGVLGLAPVAGWIAVDPQFTVPAVLLFWGVLFWVAGFDILYSCQDMEFDRSMGLHAVPAHFGLPAALVVSGFCHANAAIFLLLAGWSASLGWPWYAVWAVIAGVLTWEHRIISPDDMSRVNMAFFTLNGVIAFMVLGGALLGLYFG; from the coding sequence ATGAATCCCTTTTCGCGCATCGCGGCCATCTGCCGCATGATCAAGATCGAGCACTCCGTGTTCGCGCTGCCCTTTGCCTATGCCGGGGCCTTTCTGGCCGCCGGGGGCTGGCCGGGCCTGGTGCCCCTGCTGGTGCTTACCGTGGCCATGGTGGCCGTGCGTTCGTTCGCCATGGCCTTCAACCGGCTGGTGGACCTGAAGTACGACCGGCTCAACCCGCGCACCGCGGGCCGCCCGCTGGTCACCGGCGAAATTTCCGTGGCCTGGACCTGGGCCTTCACCGTGTTCATGGCCGTGCTGTTCGTGGCCGCCTGCGCGGGGATGAACCGGCTGTGCCTGTACCTTGCCCCCGTGGCGCTGCTGGTGGCCGCCTCGTACAGCCTGCTGAAGCGCTTCACCTGGCTGTGCCATTTCTTCCTGGGCGGGGTGCTGGGGCTGGCCCCGGTGGCCGGGTGGATTGCCGTGGACCCGCAGTTCACCGTGCCCGCCGTGCTGCTGTTCTGGGGGGTGCTGTTCTGGGTGGCCGGGTTCGACATCCTGTATTCGTGCCAGGACATGGAGTTCGACAGGTCCATGGGCCTGCATGCCGTGCCCGCCCACTTCGGCCTGCCCGCCGCGCTGGTGGTTTCCGGCTTCTGTCATGCCAACGCGGCCATCTTCCTGCTGCTGGCGGGCTGGTCCGCCTCGCTGGGCTGGCCGTGGTACGCGGTGTGGGCCGTCATCGCCGGGGTACTGACGTGGGAGCACCGCATCATCAGCCCCGACGACATGTCGCGAGTGAACATGGCCTTCTTCACCCTGAACGGCGTCATCGCCTTCATGGTGCTGGGGGGGGCGTTGCTGGGGTTGTATTTCGGGTAG
- the yjgA gene encoding ribosome biogenesis factor YjgA, producing the protein MARRRIPDALPPSGVETDNDVRDVSRSQKKRESNAMQTLGQELVRLPASKVRSMGLPDDLEKAVLEWHAMSTHEARRRQLQYIGRVIREGDWEAVSAQMGEVRAVKQTEDDEFHRIEELREQLLAAGPDRLHPYLEQWPDVDPRHLRLLVRDALAERAAGKPPRAGRALFRLLRDVAEE; encoded by the coding sequence ATGGCGCGACGCAGGATACCCGACGCCCTGCCCCCGTCCGGGGTGGAGACAGACAACGACGTACGCGATGTGAGCCGCTCGCAGAAAAAGCGCGAAAGCAACGCCATGCAGACCCTGGGTCAGGAACTGGTCCGCCTGCCTGCTTCCAAGGTGCGGTCCATGGGGCTGCCCGACGATCTCGAAAAGGCCGTGCTGGAATGGCATGCCATGTCCACCCACGAGGCCCGGCGGCGCCAGTTGCAGTACATTGGCCGGGTCATCCGGGAAGGGGACTGGGAGGCCGTGTCCGCGCAGATGGGCGAGGTGCGTGCCGTGAAGCAGACCGAGGACGACGAGTTCCACCGCATAGAGGAACTGCGCGAGCAACTTCTGGCCGCAGGGCCGGACCGCCTGCACCCCTACCTGGAGCAGTGGCCCGACGTGGACCCCCGCCACCTGCGCCTGCTGGTGCGTGACGCCCTGGCCGAACGCGCCGCGGGCAAGCCGCCCCGCGCCGGACGCGCCCTGTTCCGGTTGCTGCGCGACGTGGCCGAGGAATAG
- a CDS encoding response regulator, with product MQSAARHATPSHRATDSLAATAARALQSMESAARTKAPNLPSQPSLTRQPRQPRPLDGITATGLAALGVPPTMRMAGRGAASLSDLVEAVRAETSWAAAPRMDAVPAHGFVSALILAPREELSAVDRRALRQTGIRNVAVLTSGGAAARMLARQRRAHAGPRDATLPASDAIPPVDVVLCHERLADMSALDLLQLLRSYPRLLDLPVLVVSSAATREAVLSAVGAGCSGFLGRPYTVDALDAQLLRARRALATRTARTVAEGTQMLSDEEFDQALERFANAATESADEAEAHFLEGTAHLLREQWDAAITAFNRTLRYNALHAEACLGLADAWRGKGDLDKSREFRSRAGEIYARARQWRRAQNIFAELLADSPPDTPNPLLAEAARLLRDGRIDDAAAALLAGRELTPGAPLHEHVARACQFTSAPERTAAAVCRALSSADPELGTQLHRRMLGRFGTALRIDVDGHEEPAGLLDRLLGGTVLHDVVTVARHTLKALREAGI from the coding sequence ATGCAGTCCGCAGCCAGACACGCCACACCGTCGCACCGCGCCACCGACAGCCTTGCCGCCACGGCGGCCCGGGCGCTCCAGTCCATGGAATCGGCAGCGCGGACCAAGGCGCCCAATCTGCCCAGTCAGCCCAGTCTGACCCGCCAGCCCCGACAGCCCCGTCCGCTTGACGGCATCACCGCCACCGGCCTCGCGGCCCTGGGCGTGCCGCCCACCATGCGCATGGCCGGGCGCGGCGCGGCCAGCCTTTCCGACCTGGTGGAAGCGGTGCGCGCCGAAACGTCGTGGGCCGCCGCGCCCCGCATGGATGCCGTGCCCGCGCACGGGTTCGTCAGCGCGCTGATCCTGGCCCCGCGAGAGGAACTGAGCGCCGTGGACCGCCGCGCCCTGCGCCAGACGGGCATCCGCAACGTGGCGGTGCTGACATCCGGCGGCGCCGCCGCGCGCATGCTGGCCCGGCAGCGCCGTGCCCACGCCGGGCCGCGCGATGCGACCCTGCCCGCCAGCGACGCGATTCCCCCTGTCGACGTGGTGCTCTGCCACGAACGGCTGGCGGACATGTCCGCCCTCGACCTGCTGCAACTGCTGCGTTCGTACCCGCGCCTGCTCGACCTGCCGGTGCTGGTGGTGTCCAGCGCGGCCACGCGCGAGGCGGTGCTGTCCGCCGTCGGCGCGGGGTGCAGCGGCTTTCTGGGCCGCCCCTACACGGTGGACGCGCTGGACGCGCAACTGCTGCGCGCCCGGCGCGCGCTGGCAACGCGCACGGCACGCACCGTGGCCGAGGGCACGCAAATGCTCTCGGATGAAGAATTCGACCAGGCTCTGGAACGGTTCGCCAACGCGGCGACCGAATCCGCCGACGAGGCCGAGGCTCATTTCCTGGAAGGCACGGCCCACCTGCTGCGCGAGCAGTGGGATGCTGCCATCACCGCCTTCAACCGCACCCTGCGCTACAATGCCCTGCACGCCGAAGCCTGCCTGGGGCTGGCCGATGCCTGGCGGGGCAAGGGCGACCTGGACAAGAGCCGCGAATTCCGCAGCCGCGCGGGCGAGATATACGCCCGTGCCCGGCAATGGCGGCGCGCCCAGAACATATTCGCCGAACTGCTGGCCGACTCGCCCCCGGACACCCCCAACCCCCTGCTGGCGGAGGCCGCGCGCCTGCTGCGCGACGGACGCATCGACGACGCGGCGGCAGCGCTGCTGGCCGGACGCGAACTGACACCCGGCGCGCCCCTGCACGAACACGTGGCCCGCGCATGCCAGTTCACCAGCGCGCCGGAACGCACCGCAGCCGCCGTGTGCCGCGCCCTGTCCAGCGCGGACCCAGAACTGGGCACCCAGTTGCATCGCCGCATGCTGGGGCGCTTCGGCACGGCGCTGCGCATCGACGTGGACGGCCACGAAGAGCCCGCCGGTCTGCTGGACCGCCTGCTGGGCGGCACGGTGCTGCACGACGTGGTCACCGTGGCGCGGCATACCCTGAAGGCACTGCGCGAGGCTGGCATCTAG
- a CDS encoding histidinol phosphate phosphatase domain-containing protein, translated as MIDLHVHTCFSDSSMTPATAVRFARLAGYRAVALTDHADGSNMDLILRQVLPMARQYGLYAGIEVFAGVELTHVPPALIPDAIREARALGAQLVVVHGQSLADVVETGTNLAAIEGGADVLAHPGLLTAEDAAYAAERGVLLEITTRPSHALSNGHVAITARAAGARLVINNDAHRKEDFVSAEKRRAVALGAGLAPAAIEAAEQTQRQLVERLVRAAR; from the coding sequence ATGATCGACCTGCACGTGCACACCTGCTTCAGCGACTCCTCCATGACGCCCGCCACCGCCGTGCGCTTCGCGCGCCTTGCCGGGTATCGCGCGGTGGCCCTCACCGACCATGCCGACGGATCGAACATGGACCTCATCCTGCGCCAGGTGCTGCCCATGGCCCGCCAGTACGGGCTGTACGCGGGCATAGAGGTCTTTGCCGGGGTGGAACTGACCCACGTGCCCCCGGCGCTCATCCCCGACGCCATCAGGGAGGCACGGGCGCTGGGCGCGCAACTGGTGGTGGTGCATGGCCAGTCGCTGGCCGATGTGGTGGAGACGGGCACCAATCTTGCCGCCATCGAAGGCGGGGCGGACGTGCTGGCCCACCCCGGCCTGCTCACTGCGGAAGACGCTGCCTACGCCGCCGAGCGCGGCGTGCTGCTGGAAATAACCACCCGCCCCTCGCACGCGCTGTCCAACGGCCATGTGGCCATCACCGCGCGCGCCGCGGGTGCCCGGCTGGTCATCAACAACGACGCCCACCGCAAGGAAGACTTCGTATCCGCCGAAAAGCGCCGCGCCGTGGCCCTGGGCGCGGGCCTTGCCCCGGCGGCAATCGAAGCCGCCGAGCAGACCCAGCGCCAGTTGGTGGAACGGTTGGTGCGCGCCGCCCGCTAG
- a CDS encoding bifunctional nuclease family protein: protein MIEMKVVGLSLDDATKAPILVLRREAGEELLPIWIGAMEAMAISIALNSVDVPRPLTHDLLLNTLRSLGAQLVAVDVVDLRDGTYFAELDILLNGSRTRVDCRPSDAIALALRADVPIFVSEDVLRRAAEDRLRPNMDENAARRPTDAASAMAREETARRDVRRRAGQPPWADGEAGSPINVEQISRVREAMEDQRAAKHKADQATDPSADQITNRPRDQHDLEEQLAELLRSLDPETKYRM, encoded by the coding sequence ATGATAGAAATGAAGGTCGTGGGGCTGTCGCTGGACGACGCCACCAAGGCGCCGATCCTCGTCCTGCGCCGAGAGGCCGGGGAGGAACTGCTGCCCATCTGGATAGGGGCCATGGAAGCCATGGCCATCTCCATAGCGCTCAACAGCGTGGACGTGCCGCGCCCGCTCACCCACGACCTGCTGCTGAACACCCTGCGTTCGCTGGGGGCGCAACTGGTGGCCGTGGACGTGGTGGACCTGCGCGACGGCACCTACTTCGCCGAACTGGACATCCTGCTGAACGGTTCTCGCACCCGCGTGGACTGTCGCCCCTCCGACGCCATTGCCCTGGCCCTGCGGGCCGACGTGCCCATCTTCGTCAGCGAGGACGTACTGCGCCGCGCCGCTGAAGACCGCCTGCGCCCCAACATGGACGAAAACGCCGCCCGCCGCCCCACCGACGCCGCGTCGGCCATGGCCCGAGAGGAAACCGCCCGGCGCGACGTGCGCCGCAGGGCGGGCCAGCCCCCGTGGGCCGACGGCGAAGCGGGCAGCCCCATCAACGTGGAGCAGATTTCCCGCGTCCGCGAGGCCATGGAAGATCAACGCGCCGCGAAGCACAAGGCCGACCAGGCCACTGATCCGTCGGCAGACCAGATAACGAATCGCCCGCGCGATCAGCACGATCTGGAAGAGCAACTGGCGGAACTGCTGCGCTCGCTGGACCCGGAAACCAAGTACCGCATGTAG